In the Flagellimonas sp. HMM57 genome, one interval contains:
- a CDS encoding glycerate kinase, translating into MKFVLAPDKYKGSLSGLQFCEAVENGLQKVFPHAEILKKPLADGGDGTIEVVKHYLNAVEVKTTVKDPLFRDIASGYLFSKEKEIAFIEMSEASGYKLLSKDELDCMKTTSLGTGQLIANALELGAKEIILGIGGSATNDGGMGMASALGYSFLDKNGEVLEPIGQNLNEVVDIKTDKVLPQLKSLKVKVACDVKNPLYGKDGAAYVYAPQKGASPEEVKKLDEGLQNFAEVIYKKFGVAIQNMPGAGAAGGMGAGAVVFLNASLISGIDLVLDMATFDKALEDTDWIITGEGQLDDQTLSGKTIAGVLKAAKEKDIPVAALCGSVTLSIDELEVAGLQYATSILNQVGSLDEAKKNSFKNLELASYNFANLLKKSIER; encoded by the coding sequence ATGAAATTTGTTCTGGCCCCAGATAAATATAAAGGTTCCCTGAGCGGACTACAATTCTGTGAAGCTGTAGAAAACGGATTGCAAAAAGTGTTCCCCCATGCAGAAATTTTAAAAAAACCCTTGGCCGATGGGGGTGACGGTACCATTGAAGTGGTAAAGCACTACTTGAATGCTGTTGAAGTAAAAACCACGGTCAAAGACCCTTTGTTTAGGGATATTGCATCGGGATATCTTTTTTCAAAAGAAAAGGAAATTGCCTTTATAGAAATGTCCGAAGCCTCAGGTTACAAATTACTTTCCAAGGATGAATTGGACTGTATGAAAACCACCTCATTGGGAACAGGACAACTGATTGCCAATGCATTGGAACTGGGTGCAAAAGAAATTATTTTGGGTATTGGAGGTAGCGCTACCAACGATGGTGGTATGGGAATGGCTTCTGCTTTAGGGTATTCTTTTTTGGATAAAAACGGGGAAGTTCTAGAACCCATTGGCCAAAATCTGAATGAAGTCGTAGATATTAAAACGGATAAGGTACTGCCACAACTCAAAAGCCTTAAGGTGAAGGTAGCGTGTGATGTTAAGAATCCACTTTATGGAAAAGATGGGGCAGCTTACGTATATGCTCCCCAAAAAGGGGCATCTCCCGAAGAGGTTAAAAAATTAGATGAAGGACTTCAGAATTTTGCTGAGGTAATTTATAAAAAGTTTGGTGTTGCTATACAAAATATGCCTGGAGCTGGTGCAGCTGGTGGTATGGGTGCTGGAGCAGTAGTCTTTTTGAATGCTTCCTTGATTTCGGGTATTGATTTGGTTTTGGATATGGCCACTTTTGATAAAGCTTTGGAGGATACAGACTGGATTATCACAGGAGAAGGGCAGTTAGATGACCAAACACTATCGGGAAAAACCATTGCAGGTGTGCTAAAGGCTGCCAAAGAAAAGGATATTCCTGTAGCGGCATTATGTGGGTCGGTTACCTTATCGATAGACGAGCTCGAAGTTGCAGGATTGCAGTATGCGACTTCTATATTGAATCAAGTGGGTTCGTTGGACGAGGCAAAAAAGAACAGTTTTAAAAATTTGGAATTGGCCAGTTATAACTTTGCCAATCTTTTAAAAAAATCAATCGAACGGTAA